The Rhodococcus antarcticus DNA segment AGGAGGCCAGCGACCTCGCTCGCATGTACGGGTCCCCGTGGCCCGATCCAGACACCGCCCCCAGGCTGGTCAAGAGCCTGGTCATCGCCTCCGTTCGCCGCTTCATGCGAAACCCCGAGGGCTACACCCAGTCTCGTGCTGGTGATGAGACCCTCGCCTGGTCGGACCTCGGTCACGAGGCCGGCTCCATCTACTTCAACGAACGCGAGATCAAGCTCCTGAAGGGGCTCTCGAACCGCTCGACAATCACCACCGCACCGACCGTCGCCTGGGGTCCGGTCAAGCGTGGCAACCAGAACCTGTACGTCCCGGTCTCCTATGTGGGCGGCAAGTCGTTCCCGTTCCTCACCGATGACGGGGCCTCCAGCGGCGGCACCTGGTGAGCCGGCAGCGCAGGCGCGGGCAATACGTCTCCGTCTGGCGGACCGAGCTGTTCGCGGACCGACGCGGCAACGAGCAGATCCGCTCCGTGCCGGCGACCCCGCACTCCGTGCGCGCGGCCTTCATCCCCCAGCGGAGCTCCAAGGCCGAGGTGCCCGGCCAGCAGCAGATCAACGTCACTCGCATGATCGTGGACGCCACCCTGGAGGACGTCTCGCTCTGGTCCACCGTGGAGTGGAACGGCCACCTCTGGGACGTCGTGGCGCCGGCCCAGTTCCACTACGGCACGCGCCACACCCGGCACTGGTCCATCGACATCCGCGAGCGTCCGTGATGGCGCAGGTGTTCAAGTCGGTCAACGGCCGCAAGCTCACCAAGCTCATCGCGCTGCACGAGACGGTCCAGAAGCGCCTCGACACGATCGCCCTGGAGAAGGGCGTCCAGGCCCAGGCCAAGCTCGACGCGCACAAGGTGACGGGCGCAGCCCGCATCGACGTCGAGCAGGGCCGGGTGGACCGCTACGTCGTGCTCAACGACGAGCGCGGCCTGAGCGCCGCCCTGTCCATCGAGTACGGCCGAGACGCCGACTCGGAAGGCAGGGGCGCCATGCGCGGCCTCTACATCCTCCACGACACCTTCGGCCTGAGAGGTAGGTGATCCCCTGAACACCTCTGGAGTCGACCTTCCCGCGAGCGTGCTCGAACTGGTCGAGAACGGCCCCGTCGAGGACATCCTGCTGGCTGTCCTCCGTGAGGGCCTGCCCGACATCGAGGTGGTCTCGCTCATCGCTGACGCTCCGCCACCCACCTTCATCCTCGTCCGCCGGCTGCCCGGCCTGGGCGACTGGAGCGGCGACCCGCGCTTCACCGACTTCGGCCGGTTCTTCGTGAACACGTTCACCGCCGACCCGGACGGAGACGAGAAGGGGGCGCTGCTCTCCGAGGCTGCCCGTGTGGTGCTCCGCAACGCCTGGCTGGCTCACCGGAGCTACCCCGGGCTCGGCTCCATCACGAGCATCCGCATGGCTATCGAGCCGAGCCGGCGGACGGACTGGGCAACCAGCTCCGGCCCCGTGCAGTACGCGGACCTCCCGACTGGCTTCTGGCGCTACGACACGCAGTACCAGATCAAGGTGCGCCGGCCCTTTCACTCCCCGCTCCTCACCCCTCCAACCTGATCGGAGACCCTGTGCTCAACGACAACGCCGTGCTCGCCATCGACACCGGCACCTACCTCACCGCCCCCACCGGGACGGCCCTGCCGACCAACCTGCTCGCCCCCGCGACCCCGTGGGACCAGGTGGGGCACACCTCGCTGGACAACGTGTTCAGCCTCAGCTCCGAGGGCGGCGAGGCCACCATCCTCGGCACCCTCCAGAACAAGTCCCTGCGGACCCGCTACAGCGCGCGCAGCGAGACGATGGGCTTCACCCTCCAGCAGTTCGACAAGGAGGGCCTGAAGCTGTTCTACGGCTCCAACGCCCCCGAGCTGGCGGACGGCACCCTGGGCGTCCCCACCGACCCCAAGCCGACCATTGCGGCCTTCCTGGTCGTGTTCGTTGACGGCGAGCACCAGTTCGCCTTCTACGCCCCCAAGGCTGAGATCTACCGGGGTGACGACATGAGCCTGAGCGACACCGAGTCGCTGGCTGGCCTGCCCCTCGCCGTCAAGCCGATGG contains these protein-coding regions:
- a CDS encoding DUF5403 family protein; this encodes MAQVFKSVNGRKLTKLIALHETVQKRLDTIALEKGVQAQAKLDAHKVTGAARIDVEQGRVDRYVVLNDERGLSAALSIEYGRDADSEGRGAMRGLYILHDTFGLRGR